A DNA window from Actinomadura coerulea contains the following coding sequences:
- a CDS encoding DUF2637 domain-containing protein, translated as MRRLAGAVADSGPVVVLAGIAAAGSFTHIRDTATEHGQRGWMAWAIAVCIDLTCVMAAAERQRDKSTGRDTGRLTWPTVVLVGGILLSLAANLAQADPSVWGWITAGTPAGAFLVSVSMLERRKAGTPATAHTSPIPESFGRPDPAPAPVVSSPSGSSSPSSPWVVWEDERPTVAAAVSAAQDEPRDRDEQDGQTSIPVPAPVPAAEQSAVPSSESAPAAPLVDFARRVATEHESRHGRPITRDALRARLGVSNQLASDLLRQLRTEQPHATAPVS; from the coding sequence ATGCGACGGCTCGCCGGAGCGGTGGCCGACTCCGGGCCGGTGGTGGTCCTGGCCGGGATCGCGGCGGCAGGGTCGTTCACCCATATCCGCGACACCGCCACCGAGCACGGTCAGCGCGGATGGATGGCCTGGGCCATCGCGGTCTGCATCGACCTCACCTGCGTCATGGCCGCCGCGGAACGCCAGCGAGACAAGAGCACCGGACGGGACACGGGGCGGCTGACGTGGCCGACGGTGGTCCTGGTCGGCGGAATCCTGCTCTCCCTCGCCGCCAACCTCGCCCAAGCCGACCCCTCGGTCTGGGGCTGGATCACCGCGGGCACCCCGGCGGGCGCGTTCCTCGTCTCGGTCTCCATGCTGGAACGCCGAAAGGCCGGCACCCCGGCGACGGCGCACACCTCACCCATCCCCGAGTCGTTCGGCCGTCCCGACCCGGCCCCGGCCCCGGTCGTCTCGTCCCCGTCCGGCTCGTCCTCGCCGTCGTCCCCATGGGTGGTCTGGGAGGACGAACGCCCCACCGTCGCCGCAGCCGTCTCCGCTGCCCAGGACGAACCCCGCGACCGCGACGAGCAGGACGGCCAGACATCCATCCCCGTCCCGGCCCCGGTCCCGGCCGCCGAGCAATCCGCGGTGCCCTCGTCCGAATCCGCTCCGGCCGCCCCGCTGGTCGACTTCGCGCGCCGCGTCGCCACCGAGCACGAAAGCCGCCACGGGCGGCCGATCACCCGTGACGCGCTGCGCGCCCGG
- a CDS encoding FtsK/SpoIIIE domain-containing protein, whose protein sequence is MTHSLLVLGVLAAAAAGLWAWRRCHPVSFWYSVGFPARAVLVYLTWHHVASGCKLTRNRRRFRLTPDAIPVVGPASRSAATVVEHKRRVRRVDVERSPRLGILRPTRLGWRMRLRLHDGQVPADYEKAAEGIAHAWRVHSVRVVDVRPGRVTLWATMRDPLVEVVSVPETGELLTVRPGKLENGRDWVIDFRTVPHWLNVGATQSGKSNLANALLKGLAPQPVALVGFDLKGGVEFTPYAPRLSALATTRKESVDLLVDLVDEVENRMATCRAHGARNVWTLPEDLRPIPIVVLVDEVAELFLMADKSEKDEVAKTATALLRVAQLGRAFAVYLVVCGQRVGSDLGPGVTALRAQLSGRVCHRVNDPETANMALGDLDPAALDAARVIAAETPGVCIVAGQDGSWHRARSVYVPEGEAEQAARDFAHLTPDWETLVGSAPVVRPAA, encoded by the coding sequence ATGACTCACTCGCTTCTGGTGCTCGGGGTCCTCGCCGCTGCAGCGGCCGGGCTCTGGGCCTGGCGCCGGTGTCACCCGGTGTCGTTCTGGTACAGCGTCGGCTTCCCGGCCCGTGCGGTGCTTGTGTACCTGACGTGGCATCACGTCGCCTCGGGCTGCAAGCTGACCCGCAACCGGCGCCGGTTCCGGCTCACCCCGGACGCAATCCCCGTGGTCGGGCCCGCTTCCCGGTCGGCTGCGACGGTGGTCGAGCACAAGCGGCGGGTGCGGCGGGTCGACGTCGAGCGCTCGCCCCGCCTCGGCATCCTGCGACCTACCCGGCTGGGGTGGCGGATGCGGCTGCGCCTGCACGACGGCCAAGTCCCCGCCGACTACGAGAAAGCCGCGGAGGGCATCGCGCACGCCTGGCGCGTCCACTCGGTGCGCGTGGTCGACGTCCGGCCCGGCCGCGTCACCCTGTGGGCCACGATGCGTGACCCGCTGGTCGAGGTGGTCAGCGTCCCGGAAACTGGTGAGCTGCTGACCGTACGGCCCGGCAAGCTGGAGAACGGCCGTGACTGGGTGATCGACTTCCGCACCGTCCCGCACTGGCTCAACGTCGGCGCAACTCAGTCGGGGAAGTCGAACCTGGCCAATGCCCTGCTCAAGGGGCTGGCACCGCAACCGGTCGCCCTGGTCGGCTTCGACCTCAAAGGCGGCGTCGAGTTCACCCCGTACGCACCTCGACTCTCGGCCTTGGCGACCACCCGCAAAGAGTCGGTCGATCTGCTGGTCGACCTGGTGGACGAGGTCGAGAACCGCATGGCCACCTGCCGGGCGCACGGTGCGCGCAACGTGTGGACGCTGCCGGAGGATCTGCGGCCGATACCCATCGTGGTCCTGGTGGACGAGGTCGCCGAACTCTTCCTCATGGCCGACAAGAGCGAGAAAGACGAGGTGGCCAAGACCGCTACCGCCCTGCTGCGAGTCGCCCAACTCGGACGGGCGTTCGCCGTCTACCTGGTCGTGTGCGGGCAACGCGTCGGCTCCGACCTGGGGCCCGGTGTCACCGCGCTGCGGGCCCAGTTGTCGGGGCGGGTGTGCCACCGGGTCAACGACCCGGAGACGGCGAACATGGCACTCGGCGACCTCGACCCCGCCGCACTGGACGCCGCCCGCGTCATCGCGGCCGAGACTCCGGGGGTGTGCATCGTCGCCGGACAAGACGGCTCATGGCACCGGGCCCGATCGGTCTACGTCCCCGAGGGCGAGGCCGAGCAAGCCGCGCGCGACTTCGCGCACCTGACCCCGGACTGGGAGACCCTCGTCGGCTCTGCCCCGGTCGTCCGCCCCGCCGCGTAA
- a CDS encoding helix-turn-helix domain-containing protein, producing MSTEYQRALGRRIAQERKRRGLSQPELARLIDRSVAWVSQVERGVRKVDRMSVLEKVAEVLELPLSELAAEAPVVAASSEEMPGSAGLRLVLSGAHSLRAMLHSAPVPPTAEIKPRVDRAWELTHESHYVELADLLRGLVPALETAVRSAPEERRAELFNLLAATYQACSAALSKLNEPEASWIAADRAIVAAERAGDPLMMAAGAFRLGFVFLGARHFDQAEENARTATDALWFLVDQGKPEAMSLWGGLTLQRAMAAARLNQADVAYEHLARAREVAERLGSGRNDYNTEFGPANVVLHEVTVAVELGDAGHALRAGSEVDTSTLSRERRARLQVDLARAHAQRRQVDGAVAALLEAESITPEQVRNHRVVRQVVSDLLTMQDPPSSDLRELAERVGA from the coding sequence GTGAGCACTGAGTATCAAAGGGCGCTCGGGCGGCGGATCGCTCAGGAGCGGAAGCGGCGAGGGCTGTCTCAGCCTGAGCTGGCGCGGCTGATCGATCGGTCCGTTGCCTGGGTCTCCCAGGTGGAGCGCGGCGTGCGCAAGGTCGACCGCATGTCGGTCTTGGAGAAGGTCGCCGAGGTGCTGGAGCTTCCGCTCTCGGAGTTGGCGGCCGAAGCTCCGGTAGTCGCCGCGTCGAGCGAGGAGATGCCGGGGTCGGCCGGGCTGCGGCTGGTGCTGTCGGGTGCTCACTCGCTCCGGGCCATGCTGCACTCCGCTCCCGTCCCGCCGACGGCGGAGATCAAGCCGCGGGTGGATCGGGCTTGGGAACTGACGCATGAGAGCCACTATGTAGAGCTGGCTGACCTGCTCCGGGGCCTGGTGCCGGCGCTGGAAACAGCGGTGCGGTCGGCGCCGGAGGAGCGGCGGGCAGAGCTGTTCAACCTGCTGGCAGCGACCTATCAAGCCTGCTCGGCGGCCCTGTCCAAGCTCAACGAACCGGAAGCGTCATGGATCGCCGCTGACCGCGCCATCGTCGCGGCCGAGCGTGCGGGCGATCCGCTGATGATGGCCGCCGGCGCCTTCCGGCTCGGGTTCGTCTTCCTGGGAGCGCGGCACTTCGACCAGGCCGAGGAGAACGCCCGGACGGCTACTGACGCGCTGTGGTTCCTGGTCGACCAGGGCAAGCCGGAAGCCATGTCCCTATGGGGCGGACTGACGTTGCAGCGGGCTATGGCTGCGGCGCGGCTCAATCAGGCGGATGTGGCATATGAGCATCTCGCGCGGGCTCGTGAGGTCGCTGAACGGCTCGGAAGCGGTCGCAACGACTACAACACCGAGTTTGGCCCGGCGAACGTCGTCCTGCATGAGGTCACCGTGGCGGTAGAGCTGGGAGACGCGGGCCACGCTCTTCGGGCCGGGAGCGAAGTCGATACCTCGACGTTGTCCCGTGAGCGCCGGGCAAGGCTGCAAGTCGACCTCGCGCGTGCGCACGCCCAGCGGCGGCAGGTCGACGGGGCTGTCGCGGCCCTGCTGGAGGCGGAGTCGATCACGCCGGAACAGGTACGGAACCACCGGGTCGTGCGTCAGGTCGTGTCCGATCTACTGACGATGCAGGACCCGCCTTCCTCTGACCTGCGAGAACTCGCGGAGAGGGTGGGCGCGTAG
- a CDS encoding putative quinol monooxygenase, with protein sequence MFGLMVRFTCKDEESAGRFDQLVSETIGKIETDEPGTLIYAVHKVDGQPLQRIFYELYRDRAAFDAHEEQDHVRRFLGARDDLLASVEVDWLGLQVGKGTTG encoded by the coding sequence ATGTTCGGCTTGATGGTCCGGTTCACCTGCAAGGACGAAGAGAGCGCCGGTAGGTTCGATCAGCTGGTCTCCGAGACGATCGGCAAGATCGAAACGGACGAGCCGGGCACGCTGATCTATGCGGTGCACAAGGTCGACGGGCAGCCGCTGCAGAGGATCTTCTATGAGCTGTACCGGGACCGGGCGGCCTTCGACGCGCATGAGGAGCAGGACCACGTCCGGCGGTTCCTCGGTGCCCGTGATGACCTGCTCGCCTCGGTGGAGGTCGACTGGTTGGGCCTACAGGTAGGCAAGGGAACGACAGGGTGA